Proteins encoded within one genomic window of Raineyella fluvialis:
- a CDS encoding class I SAM-dependent methyltransferase — protein sequence MDDIAWLGTSEGRQALAEADGLPDTEAPGTVTRMRDRYGERAAAVLTQVALRRAARVKFGAQADRWFYTRSGLEQATRPAVAAHRAATYAAAGAARVLDLGCGIGTDAWAFLDAGLDVVAVEIDPFTASVAAANLAPAVASGRARVVQGDATLLLDELWLPGVSVFADPARRTGAGRTWNPSDFTPPWDWALGLLDRAVGAGVSGVSNSDRVCRTG from the coding sequence GTGGACGACATCGCGTGGCTGGGCACCTCGGAGGGACGTCAGGCGTTGGCGGAGGCGGATGGCCTGCCCGACACCGAGGCCCCGGGCACCGTCACCCGGATGCGGGACCGCTACGGCGAGCGGGCCGCGGCCGTGCTGACCCAGGTGGCGTTGCGGCGTGCCGCCCGGGTGAAGTTCGGTGCGCAGGCAGACCGCTGGTTCTACACGCGCTCGGGGCTCGAGCAGGCGACGCGGCCAGCCGTCGCCGCCCACCGGGCCGCGACCTATGCGGCGGCGGGGGCGGCGCGTGTGCTCGACCTGGGTTGCGGCATCGGGACGGACGCCTGGGCGTTCCTCGATGCCGGGCTCGACGTGGTGGCGGTGGAGATCGACCCGTTCACGGCCTCGGTCGCCGCTGCCAACCTCGCCCCCGCCGTGGCCTCCGGGCGGGCGCGCGTGGTGCAGGGCGACGCCACCCTGCTGCTCGACGAGCTGTGGTTACCGGGCGTATCCGTCTTCGCCGATCCGGCGCGCCGGACGGGAGCGGGTCGGACCTGGAATCCGTCGGACTTCACCCCGCCATGGGACTGGGCCCTCGGGCTGCTGGACCGGGCCGTCGGGGCGGGGGTGTCGGGTGTCTCAAACTCGGACCGGGTCTGCCGTACCGGCTGA
- a CDS encoding ATP-binding protein has translation MGIHALPVDQRIIDIDSRRFASVEKALVELITNSDDSYTRLEQRGLPVSGRITVSYERHLNGAVLTVADCSEGMSLDRLRSVLSYGGAHSLLSRGQAVGRGYFGRGLKQAVYGLGHGWVESIHDGRFARVDLFRTELGGYVFDDWDTDRPATPRDRTRLGVPAGTNGTLVTIVVDNGDVVMPYFRTLVTALGHNVYLRDVLRRRQVELVNRNESRTATPLRLGYEPPPSEVLIGPADPRTFMYGGASYVFTLTLRRALATELVLKGDERTNGLLVLSGTAVLDCQFFRFENQLGTEYLFGTVECPGLALMLARGHPVISDEREGLNAKDPFVAAFAAAVSEAIAPAVHSERLRLSHVDHASTSKRTQGLIELVLARMNEVAVDDLGIVLPPGPGSGTYGPFPTGRPAVLRFTTPFYYRTVGRPFHVTLVVDREQVLDQELLEFQYDLPGSVAVDPAAGSIAVAELPSDGRFSWAMTGHEIGADGRLSAGCGPWRATCEVVIAEHGSGHGLGRGPSHPGVAPHTWDQDNSTDMFVGYELRNLNNDIDRAVYSPDERLVLINTEAPTVRMYIDGRGHFRDGARLLLAELLLDVIAGELARRYVDRTQDKGSTRAYNQAKHTLVRRYGLDIHRIMGGE, from the coding sequence ATGGGGATCCATGCGTTGCCGGTCGACCAACGGATCATCGACATCGATTCGCGCCGCTTCGCCTCGGTCGAGAAGGCCCTCGTCGAGCTGATCACCAACTCCGATGACAGCTATACCCGTCTTGAGCAGCGCGGATTGCCGGTCAGCGGCCGGATCACCGTCAGCTACGAACGTCACCTGAACGGCGCCGTGCTGACCGTGGCGGACTGCTCCGAGGGGATGTCACTGGACCGGCTCCGTTCGGTGCTGTCCTACGGGGGTGCCCACAGCCTGTTGTCGCGGGGCCAGGCAGTGGGCCGCGGGTACTTCGGGCGGGGACTCAAACAGGCCGTCTACGGGCTGGGGCACGGCTGGGTCGAGTCCATCCATGACGGCCGTTTCGCCCGGGTCGACCTCTTCCGCACCGAACTCGGTGGCTACGTCTTCGACGACTGGGACACCGACCGCCCGGCCACTCCCCGGGACCGTACTCGCCTCGGCGTGCCGGCCGGCACGAACGGCACCCTGGTGACCATCGTCGTCGACAACGGCGACGTCGTCATGCCGTACTTCCGGACGCTGGTCACCGCCCTCGGCCACAACGTCTACCTGCGCGACGTCCTACGCCGCCGCCAGGTCGAGCTGGTGAACCGCAACGAGAGCCGGACCGCCACGCCGCTGCGCCTCGGCTACGAGCCACCTCCCTCCGAAGTCCTGATCGGCCCGGCTGACCCCCGTACGTTCATGTACGGGGGAGCCTCCTACGTGTTCACGCTCACCCTGCGCCGCGCCCTGGCGACCGAACTCGTCCTCAAGGGCGACGAGCGCACCAACGGGCTCCTGGTGCTGTCGGGCACCGCGGTGCTGGACTGCCAGTTCTTCCGATTCGAGAACCAACTCGGCACCGAGTACCTCTTCGGGACCGTCGAGTGTCCTGGCCTGGCGTTGATGTTGGCGCGCGGACACCCGGTGATCAGCGACGAACGGGAGGGGCTCAACGCCAAGGACCCCTTCGTCGCGGCGTTCGCGGCCGCGGTGAGTGAGGCGATCGCGCCAGCCGTGCACAGCGAGCGGTTGCGGCTGAGCCACGTCGACCACGCGTCGACGTCGAAGCGGACCCAGGGACTGATCGAGCTGGTGCTCGCGCGGATGAACGAGGTGGCCGTCGACGACCTCGGCATCGTGCTGCCCCCCGGGCCCGGATCAGGGACGTACGGTCCGTTCCCCACCGGCCGCCCGGCGGTGCTGCGCTTCACCACGCCGTTCTACTACCGGACGGTGGGCCGTCCCTTCCACGTCACCCTCGTTGTCGACCGCGAGCAGGTGCTCGACCAGGAACTGCTGGAGTTCCAGTACGACCTGCCGGGGTCGGTCGCCGTCGATCCGGCGGCGGGCTCGATCGCGGTCGCCGAACTCCCGTCCGACGGTCGTTTCTCCTGGGCGATGACGGGTCACGAGATCGGCGCGGACGGGCGCCTGTCCGCCGGCTGCGGCCCGTGGCGCGCCACCTGCGAGGTGGTGATCGCCGAACACGGCTCGGGCCACGGGCTGGGCCGCGGCCCGAGCCACCCGGGGGTGGCACCTCATACCTGGGACCAGGACAACTCCACCGACATGTTCGTCGGGTACGAGTTGCGCAACCTCAACAACGACATCGACCGCGCGGTCTACAGCCCGGACGAACGGCTGGTGCTGATCAACACCGAGGCGCCCACCGTCCGGATGTACATCGACGGGCGCGGCCACTTCCGCGACGGAGCGCGGCTGCTACTGGCCGAGCTCCTGCTGGACGTCATCGCCGGGGAGCTGGCCCGACGCTACGTCGACCGGACCCAGGACAAGGGCAGCACCCGGGCATACAACCAGGCGAAGCACACCCTGGTGCGCCGCTACGGCCTCGACATCCACCGGATCATGGGCGGGGAGTAG
- a CDS encoding cytochrome P450, which yields MSRDWDPSSRDVLSDQRVAYDRMREACPVAHDGAGTWTLFRHADVVAAAHDPATFSSQVSHHLTLPNGLDGAEHATYRAIVERYMTPQRVEALAPACHAIAAEVIASTPRHETFRAVALGTRYAVRAQSAWLGWPPQLEDTLIQWMADNHAATRSGDHELTAQVAERFDTIIRALLSHARHTPGPGVTTELLAERLAGRPLHEEEIVSILRNWTAGDLGSIAVSFGVVVHFLASHPTVQGDLRAAARAGDRGAIATAVEEMLRIDDPFVANRRVITRDVEVRGRTIPASDRVVLNWTAANRDPRAFSDPEAFRPQVNAAHNLVFGTGPHACPGRALSLMELAVITIELLIATTRIDHAPGHSPVRETPPVGGWSFVPVLLS from the coding sequence GTGAGCCGAGACTGGGACCCCTCCTCCCGCGATGTCCTCAGCGACCAGCGGGTGGCGTACGACCGGATGCGCGAGGCCTGTCCCGTGGCTCACGACGGCGCCGGCACCTGGACCCTGTTTCGGCACGCCGATGTCGTGGCTGCGGCGCACGACCCGGCCACGTTCTCCAGCCAGGTCTCCCACCACCTCACCCTGCCCAACGGGCTGGACGGCGCGGAGCACGCCACGTACCGTGCGATCGTCGAGCGCTACATGACCCCGCAGCGGGTCGAGGCCCTCGCCCCGGCCTGCCATGCGATCGCCGCCGAGGTCATCGCCTCCACCCCGCGGCACGAGACGTTCCGCGCGGTCGCGCTCGGCACGCGCTACGCCGTCCGCGCCCAGAGCGCCTGGCTGGGCTGGCCACCTCAACTGGAGGACACCCTGATCCAGTGGATGGCCGACAACCACGCCGCGACCCGGTCGGGCGACCACGAACTCACCGCGCAGGTGGCCGAGCGGTTCGACACCATCATCCGCGCCCTCCTCAGCCATGCCCGCCACACTCCCGGCCCTGGTGTCACCACCGAACTGCTGGCCGAACGCCTCGCCGGTCGCCCCCTGCACGAGGAGGAGATCGTCTCCATCCTCCGCAACTGGACCGCCGGCGACCTGGGGTCGATCGCTGTCTCCTTCGGCGTCGTCGTGCATTTCCTGGCCAGTCATCCGACGGTGCAGGGGGACCTGCGGGCGGCGGCCCGAGCCGGCGACCGCGGTGCGATCGCGACGGCTGTGGAGGAGATGCTGCGGATCGACGATCCGTTCGTCGCCAACCGTCGCGTCATCACCCGCGACGTCGAGGTCCGGGGCCGTACGATCCCCGCCAGCGACCGCGTGGTGCTCAACTGGACCGCCGCGAACCGGGACCCGAGGGCGTTCTCCGACCCGGAGGCGTTCCGGCCGCAGGTCAACGCCGCCCACAACCTGGTCTTCGGCACCGGCCCTCACGCCTGTCCCGGTCGGGCACTGTCCCTGATGGAGCTCGCCGTGATCACCATCGAACTGCTGATCGCGACCACCCGGATCGACCACGCACCGGGGCACTCCCCGGTCCGGGAGACGCCGCCCGTCGGTGGCTGGAGCTTCGTGCCGGTGCTGCTGTCCTAG
- a CDS encoding cation-translocating P-type ATPase: MSAAALHVQESSLTGESHAVEKHAAVLAAPVPLGDRANMVFKGTAVARGVGRAVVVATGMDTEMGAVAGMLNRTQDTETPLDREIAHVSRTLGWIVIAIALVVMATIVLVNGVRSPAALVDVLLLGVSLAVAAVPEGLPAILSVVLAIGVQQLARHRAVVKQLSSVETLGSASVICSDKTGTLTKNEMTIQKLVTASGTVDLSGTGYHPQGEASHDGRPFGTPAADTYAADTALLHEARTLLRQGSLANNAQLTERDGTWTIQGDPTEAAFLVAARKLEGADTLDGYHRLAEVPFTSERKMMSTLHSHQERRLLLTKGAPDVLLEHCDSRLVGEDVRPLDEAARRHILDEVEALSAQAYRTLAVAFRAAPDVAAEHLDEADEQGLTYVGLVAIIDPPRPEAEAAIRQAHRAGIRTIMITGDHPSTAARIGADLGIVEPDGPAISGAQLDALSEPEFREAVRQVSVYARVAPEHKLRIVDALHADGRIVAMTGDGVNDAPALKAADIGIAMGRAGTEVTKDAARMILADDNFATIVEAVEQGRVIFANIKKFLRYLLSSNMGEVFTIFLGVALARPIGLYAETPGEMALPLLATQILWINLVTDSAPALAMGVDPQIDDVMALPPRDPRERVIDRRMWLGIGLVGLVMGAVTLLTIDLWRPGGLIEGHHSYAEAQTAAFTTLVLAQLFNALSSRSETTSAFHRLFVNRWLWASIGVVVVLQVMVVHVPFLQAAFSTTPMTPEQWLVCAGMSSVVLWFNEVRKVVLRARDRRPRQPI, encoded by the coding sequence TTGTCCGCGGCCGCGCTGCACGTCCAGGAATCCTCCCTCACCGGGGAATCGCACGCCGTCGAGAAGCACGCCGCCGTCCTCGCCGCCCCGGTCCCGCTCGGCGACCGGGCCAACATGGTCTTCAAGGGCACCGCGGTCGCCCGCGGCGTCGGCAGAGCCGTCGTCGTCGCCACCGGCATGGACACCGAGATGGGCGCCGTCGCCGGGATGCTCAACCGGACGCAGGACACCGAGACCCCGCTCGACCGGGAGATCGCCCACGTCTCGCGGACCCTCGGCTGGATCGTGATCGCCATCGCGTTGGTGGTGATGGCCACGATCGTGCTCGTCAACGGCGTTCGCTCCCCGGCCGCCCTCGTCGACGTCCTGCTGCTCGGGGTCTCGCTCGCGGTCGCGGCCGTCCCGGAGGGGCTGCCCGCGATCCTGTCGGTGGTGCTGGCGATCGGCGTCCAGCAGCTCGCCCGGCACCGGGCGGTGGTCAAGCAGCTGTCATCGGTGGAGACCCTGGGCTCGGCATCGGTGATCTGCTCCGACAAGACCGGCACCCTGACGAAGAACGAGATGACCATCCAGAAGCTGGTCACCGCCTCGGGGACCGTCGACCTGTCCGGGACCGGCTACCACCCGCAGGGAGAGGCCAGCCACGACGGCAGACCGTTCGGCACGCCCGCCGCAGACACGTACGCCGCCGACACGGCCCTGCTGCATGAGGCGCGTACGTTGCTGCGGCAGGGGTCCCTGGCGAACAACGCCCAGCTCACCGAACGGGACGGCACCTGGACCATCCAGGGCGACCCCACCGAGGCGGCGTTCCTGGTCGCGGCCCGCAAGCTGGAGGGCGCCGACACGCTCGACGGCTATCACCGGCTGGCCGAGGTCCCCTTCACCTCCGAACGCAAGATGATGTCCACCCTCCACTCCCACCAGGAGCGCCGGCTGCTGCTGACCAAGGGAGCCCCCGACGTCCTGCTCGAGCACTGCGACAGCCGGCTGGTCGGGGAGGACGTCCGACCGCTCGACGAGGCCGCGCGACGACACATCCTCGACGAGGTCGAGGCGCTGTCGGCCCAGGCGTACCGGACGCTCGCGGTCGCCTTCAGGGCGGCCCCCGACGTCGCCGCCGAGCATCTCGACGAGGCGGACGAGCAAGGCCTGACGTACGTCGGCCTGGTCGCGATCATCGACCCCCCGCGACCCGAGGCCGAGGCCGCCATCCGGCAGGCGCATCGGGCGGGGATCCGGACGATCATGATCACCGGCGACCACCCGAGCACGGCGGCCCGGATCGGAGCCGATCTCGGCATCGTCGAGCCGGACGGGCCGGCGATCAGCGGCGCCCAGCTCGATGCGCTCTCGGAGCCCGAGTTCCGGGAGGCGGTCCGTCAGGTGTCCGTGTACGCAAGGGTGGCGCCCGAGCACAAACTGCGGATCGTCGACGCGCTCCACGCCGACGGCCGGATCGTGGCGATGACCGGCGACGGCGTGAACGACGCACCGGCCCTCAAAGCCGCCGACATCGGCATCGCGATGGGCCGGGCCGGGACCGAGGTCACCAAGGACGCCGCCCGGATGATCCTTGCCGACGACAACTTCGCCACGATCGTCGAGGCGGTGGAACAGGGCCGGGTGATCTTCGCCAACATCAAGAAGTTTCTGCGCTACCTGCTCAGCTCCAACATGGGCGAGGTCTTCACCATCTTCCTCGGCGTGGCCCTGGCCAGGCCGATCGGCCTCTACGCGGAGACGCCGGGAGAGATGGCCTTGCCGCTGCTGGCCACCCAGATCCTCTGGATCAACCTGGTCACCGACTCCGCGCCCGCCCTGGCGATGGGGGTCGACCCGCAGATCGACGACGTGATGGCTCTGCCACCCCGAGACCCGCGCGAGCGGGTGATCGATCGACGGATGTGGCTCGGGATCGGTCTGGTCGGGCTGGTGATGGGCGCGGTGACCCTCCTGACGATCGACCTCTGGCGCCCCGGCGGCCTCATCGAGGGCCACCACAGCTACGCCGAGGCACAGACCGCCGCCTTCACGACCTTGGTGCTGGCGCAACTGTTCAACGCGCTGAGCTCCCGGTCGGAGACGACGTCGGCGTTCCACCGGCTGTTCGTCAACCGGTGGCTGTGGGCCTCGATCGGGGTGGTCGTGGTGCTGCAGGTGATGGTCGTGCACGTGCCTTTCCTGCAGGCCGCGTTCAGCACCACCCCGATGACACCCGAGCAATGGCTGGTGTGCGCGGGGATGTCGTCGGTGGTGCTGTGGTTCAACGAGGTGCGCAAGGTGGTGTTGCGGGCCCGGGACCGGCGTCCACGCCAACCCATTTAA
- a CDS encoding wax ester/triacylglycerol synthase domain-containing protein — protein MSRSPASAAFAIPRIARLSANDLVSLAEDAGSSVPLQVGLVVMLRTEPGFSAQDVVRALDTRLPSVPRMRQRLVRTAFWQGRSYWADDPDFRLDRHVRVVEARGGREAALAVADELVTTPMPADHPLWAARVVSGLDEGRSAAVVFASHHVMADGVAGMALLRGLTDGPPPTVDPALPAFPRPAPSRWQLLADAVRGLLQSMRSLPATLHDGLRELASLLRARRPLVAASSLTRPTGPHRRSAAVSCDLEAARAAAHAAGASVNDLLLTAIVVALGDLLASRGERAEDFSVGVLVSGRPPILPTHDGHSGSGNRSGTVPITLPATGAPYDRLRLVAQRTAAAKSRRRTAVNAWLGPATRLLAGLGLFAWVARRQRFLHTFASSLRIQGDPLTMAGCPVTEIIPLSVATGNITVVFASVSYAGRLTASIMADAVACPDLDVLRDRLQAALEELLEGAAGPAIPYR, from the coding sequence GTGTCCCGCAGTCCCGCATCCGCGGCCTTCGCGATCCCCAGGATCGCCAGGCTGAGTGCCAACGACCTGGTGTCCCTCGCCGAGGATGCCGGCAGCAGCGTCCCCTTGCAGGTCGGGCTCGTCGTGATGTTGCGGACGGAGCCGGGCTTCTCCGCCCAGGACGTCGTCCGGGCCCTCGATACCCGCCTGCCGAGCGTCCCGCGGATGCGCCAGCGCCTGGTACGGACGGCCTTCTGGCAGGGGCGCAGTTACTGGGCCGACGACCCCGACTTCCGACTCGACCGGCACGTCCGGGTGGTCGAGGCCAGGGGTGGGCGGGAGGCGGCCCTCGCGGTCGCCGATGAGCTCGTGACCACCCCAATGCCCGCGGATCACCCGTTGTGGGCGGCTCGCGTCGTCTCGGGCCTCGATGAGGGCCGGTCGGCCGCCGTGGTCTTCGCCTCGCACCACGTGATGGCCGACGGCGTCGCCGGGATGGCGCTGCTGCGCGGATTGACCGACGGTCCACCGCCCACCGTCGACCCGGCGCTCCCCGCGTTCCCACGTCCCGCCCCCTCCCGGTGGCAGCTCCTCGCGGACGCTGTCCGAGGCCTGCTGCAGTCGATGCGGTCGCTGCCCGCCACACTGCACGACGGCCTGCGCGAACTCGCCAGCCTGCTGCGGGCCCGACGCCCCCTGGTGGCGGCCAGCTCATTGACCCGTCCGACCGGACCACACCGGCGCTCGGCGGCGGTGAGCTGTGATCTCGAGGCCGCCCGTGCTGCCGCCCACGCCGCCGGAGCGAGCGTGAACGACCTGCTGCTGACCGCGATCGTGGTGGCGCTGGGCGACCTGCTCGCCTCCCGCGGGGAGCGGGCCGAGGACTTCTCGGTCGGTGTCCTGGTCTCCGGCCGGCCCCCTATCCTCCCGACCCACGACGGCCACTCGGGGTCCGGCAACCGGTCGGGCACGGTCCCGATCACCCTGCCGGCCACGGGCGCCCCGTACGATCGGCTGCGCCTCGTCGCGCAACGGACCGCAGCCGCCAAGAGCCGCCGACGAACCGCGGTGAACGCCTGGCTCGGTCCCGCCACCCGCCTGTTGGCCGGACTGGGACTGTTCGCGTGGGTGGCACGGCGGCAACGCTTCCTGCACACCTTCGCCAGCTCCCTGCGCATCCAGGGCGACCCGCTCACCATGGCCGGCTGCCCGGTGACCGAGATCATCCCGCTGTCGGTGGCCACCGGCAACATCACCGTGGTCTTCGCGAGCGTGTCGTACGCTGGCCGGCTGACGGCCTCGATCATGGCCGACGCGGTCGCCTGCCCGGACCTCGACGTCCTGCGCGACCGGCTGCAGGCCGCGCTCGAGGAGCTGCTGGAGGGGGCGGCTGGCCCCGCGATCCCCTACCGTTGA
- a CDS encoding nitroreductase family protein — translation MSTTLNEQRNETSVPIHEALAQRWSPRGYDAEYVVAAEDLKALGEAARWAPSASNLQPTRFIVAARGTETFEAILGTLMDFNSAWTPRASLLIVAVAERERDGKRLRWAEYDLGQAVAHLSIEATSRGLHVRQMGGFHVDALRAAFDLAPVLEPVSVVAVGKLAEADDLPDLIRERDAAPRTRRPLEDLTIVRDA, via the coding sequence ATGAGCACGACACTCAACGAGCAGCGCAACGAGACCTCGGTGCCGATCCACGAGGCCCTCGCCCAGCGCTGGAGCCCCCGTGGTTACGACGCCGAGTACGTCGTCGCCGCTGAGGACCTGAAGGCCCTCGGCGAGGCGGCCCGCTGGGCGCCGTCCGCGAGCAACCTGCAGCCGACCCGGTTCATCGTCGCGGCGCGGGGGACCGAGACGTTCGAGGCCATCCTTGGCACCTTGATGGACTTCAACTCCGCCTGGACCCCTCGCGCCTCCCTCCTCATCGTGGCCGTGGCGGAACGTGAGCGTGACGGCAAGCGCCTGCGATGGGCCGAGTACGACCTCGGCCAGGCCGTCGCCCACCTCAGCATCGAGGCCACGTCCCGCGGCCTGCATGTGCGCCAGATGGGCGGCTTCCACGTGGACGCGCTGCGGGCAGCGTTCGACCTCGCGCCGGTACTGGAGCCGGTCAGCGTCGTGGCAGTCGGCAAGCTCGCCGAGGCCGATGACCTGCCTGACCTCATCCGTGAGCGCGACGCCGCTCCGCGGACCCGCCGGCCGCTCGAAGATCTCACGATCGTCCGAGACGCCTGA
- a CDS encoding THUMP-like domain-containing protein has product MGLGPRAAGPGRRGGGVGCLKLGPGLPYRLIPEDVAAEWVSHRGDLVEVALWAGPATPEAARALPGAGSRSATLLGGAESGPAHRLVADDATRPLRMPGVGTVLWEPDPAVIRAGAVDTLAGLLDAGRVAPEIAYLVSDGAGPTPYATAFQVLEVMAVKEKVLRAWVRDRRIGRLEIKKRGIDIDPATLRRRLRPEGPEAATLLLTPTPEGARALVVERLAEGCYPHHVNDHNFNDS; this is encoded by the coding sequence ATGGGACTGGGCCCTCGGGCTGCTGGACCGGGCCGTCGGGGCGGGGGTGTCGGGTGTCTCAAACTCGGACCGGGTCTGCCGTACCGGCTGATCCCCGAGGACGTCGCGGCCGAATGGGTCAGTCACCGCGGCGATCTGGTCGAGGTGGCCCTGTGGGCCGGGCCGGCGACCCCGGAGGCTGCCCGGGCGCTGCCGGGCGCCGGATCGCGAAGCGCCACCCTGCTCGGGGGAGCAGAGTCCGGGCCCGCGCACCGACTGGTCGCCGACGATGCCACCCGGCCGTTGCGGATGCCGGGCGTTGGCACCGTGCTGTGGGAGCCGGACCCGGCCGTCATCCGCGCCGGAGCGGTCGACACTCTGGCGGGGCTGCTCGACGCCGGGCGGGTGGCGCCGGAAATCGCCTACCTGGTCAGTGACGGGGCAGGACCAACGCCGTACGCCACGGCCTTCCAGGTGCTCGAGGTGATGGCGGTGAAGGAGAAGGTGCTGCGTGCCTGGGTCCGGGACCGCCGGATCGGCCGACTGGAGATCAAGAAGCGGGGCATCGACATCGATCCGGCGACATTGCGACGTCGGCTGCGGCCCGAAGGTCCGGAGGCGGCCACGCTGCTGCTTACCCCGACGCCTGAGGGCGCCCGGGCCCTCGTGGTCGAGCGGCTTGCGGAAGGTTGCTACCCTCATCACGTCAATGATCACAATTTCAACGACTCTTGA
- a CDS encoding SPFH domain-containing protein, producing MPGFEILFVIIVVLLVAGLLFGGLRTSIFFTVHTQENVLVERFGKFQKVAGPGLNMKIPFIETTTKPISLRVKQLEVNIETKTKDNVFVTIPVAVQYVIDQHAVVDAYYKLSDPEDQIRSYVFDTVRSALSGLTLDTAFESKDDIATTVEQRLSQSMAEYGFRIVNTLVTDISPDPRVRDSMNSINAAQRERDAAQSLAEADKIKRVTQAQAEAESKRLQGEGVAAQRKAIAMGIAEQYEMLRAAGIEDTAEQLLLMTQYFDTLQDVARNGRSNVLLLPSNPGALGTCRRRSVRRC from the coding sequence ATGCCCGGCTTCGAGATCCTGTTCGTCATCATCGTCGTGCTGCTGGTGGCCGGTCTGCTGTTCGGTGGCCTGCGCACCAGCATCTTCTTCACCGTGCACACCCAGGAGAACGTGCTGGTCGAGCGGTTCGGCAAGTTCCAGAAGGTCGCCGGCCCCGGCCTGAACATGAAGATCCCCTTCATCGAGACCACCACCAAGCCGATCTCGCTGCGGGTCAAGCAGCTCGAGGTCAACATCGAGACTAAGACCAAGGACAACGTCTTCGTGACGATCCCGGTCGCGGTGCAGTACGTGATCGACCAGCACGCCGTCGTCGACGCGTACTACAAGCTCTCCGACCCCGAGGACCAGATCCGCTCCTACGTCTTCGACACCGTCCGCTCCGCCCTGTCCGGGCTGACCCTGGACACCGCGTTCGAGTCGAAGGACGACATCGCCACGACGGTCGAGCAGCGGCTGTCGCAGTCGATGGCCGAGTACGGCTTCCGGATCGTCAACACCCTGGTCACCGACATCTCCCCCGACCCACGGGTCCGCGACTCGATGAACTCGATCAACGCCGCCCAGCGCGAGCGGGACGCCGCCCAGTCCCTGGCGGAGGCCGACAAGATCAAGCGGGTCACCCAGGCCCAGGCCGAGGCGGAGTCCAAGCGGCTGCAGGGCGAGGGGGTCGCGGCCCAGCGCAAGGCGATCGCCATGGGCATTGCCGAGCAGTACGAGATGCTGCGGGCCGCCGGCATCGAGGACACCGCCGAACAACTGCTGCTGATGACGCAGTACTTCGACACGCTGCAGGACGTCGCCCGCAACGGGCGGTCCAACGTCCTGCTGCTGCCCTCCAACCCCGGGGCCCTCGGGACCTGTCGCAGGAGATCCGTACGTCGCTGCTGA
- the tsaD gene encoding tRNA (adenosine(37)-N6)-threonylcarbamoyltransferase complex transferase subunit TsaD yields MSAPLVLGIESSCDETGVGIVRGTELLANEVASSVEEHVRFGGVVPEVASRAHLQAIVPALQRAFEAAGVTPDDLDGIAVTSGPGLMGALAVGISAAKALSLAWDKPLYGVNHLVGHVAVDLLEHGPLDPASPTMALLVSGGHTSLLRIGNLTDDIEEVGTTIDDAAGEAYDKVARVLGLAYPGGPVIDKAAQLGDPAAIHFPRGLTAKHDLVKHPFDFSFSGLKTAVSRWVETEQAAGREIPVNDVAASFQEAVCDVLTAKAVAACQHFGAETLLLGGGVAANSRLRGLLEERTAAAGITLRRPRPGLCTDNGAMIAVLGAQIIEAGAAPSPILVGADSGMPVSQAYVAPAA; encoded by the coding sequence ATGAGCGCACCGCTGGTCCTGGGGATCGAGTCGTCCTGCGACGAGACGGGCGTCGGCATCGTCCGCGGCACCGAGTTGCTGGCCAACGAGGTCGCCAGCTCGGTCGAGGAACACGTCCGCTTCGGTGGCGTCGTCCCCGAGGTCGCCTCCCGGGCGCACCTCCAGGCGATCGTCCCGGCCCTGCAGCGCGCCTTCGAGGCGGCCGGGGTGACGCCCGACGATCTCGACGGCATCGCCGTCACCTCCGGCCCCGGCCTGATGGGCGCGCTGGCGGTCGGCATCTCCGCGGCGAAAGCCCTGTCGCTGGCCTGGGACAAGCCCCTCTACGGGGTGAACCACCTGGTCGGCCACGTCGCCGTCGACCTGTTGGAGCACGGTCCGCTGGATCCCGCCTCGCCGACGATGGCGCTGTTGGTCTCCGGTGGCCACACCTCGCTGCTGCGGATCGGCAACCTCACCGACGACATCGAGGAGGTCGGCACCACCATCGACGACGCTGCCGGCGAGGCGTACGACAAGGTCGCCCGCGTGCTCGGCCTGGCCTACCCCGGCGGTCCGGTGATCGACAAGGCGGCCCAGCTGGGCGACCCGGCGGCGATCCACTTCCCGCGGGGGCTGACGGCGAAGCACGACCTGGTGAAGCACCCCTTCGACTTCTCCTTCTCCGGCCTCAAGACCGCGGTCTCGCGCTGGGTGGAGACCGAACAGGCCGCCGGACGCGAGATCCCGGTGAACGACGTCGCCGCATCGTTCCAGGAGGCGGTCTGCGACGTGCTCACCGCCAAGGCTGTCGCCGCCTGCCAGCACTTCGGTGCCGAGACCCTGCTGCTCGGCGGTGGTGTCGCGGCCAACTCACGCCTGCGCGGGTTGCTGGAGGAGCGTACGGCGGCGGCCGGCATCACGCTGCGCCGTCCGCGTCCGGGGCTGTGCACGGACAATGGCGCCATGATCGCCGTCCTGGGGGCACAGATCATCGAAGCGGGCGCCGCGCCGTCACCGATCCTGGTCGGGGCGGATTCCGGTATGCCGGTCTCGCAGGCGTACGTCGCGCCGGCGGCCTGA